The following DNA comes from Cellulophaga sp. HaHa_2_95.
AGCTTAAAATAGACGAAATAGTTTTAGAGATTGAATCTGAAGGTAATGAAGAACAGGTAGAATCTTGGAAACGTATTTTTGGTTTAGACGAACGCTATAAAGCTTTATTATGCAGTCCGAGCGCAGGAATTGATTGGTATAATTCTATAATCTCTGAATATGAGAATGCGGAAGCCTTATCCGACATTGAAGGAGCTGAGCAATATTATCAGGTAATTTTAAAAGACGCGAAGAAGAATCTGATTTCAGGAACAGGTTTTATAAAAAGCGTGTTTTTAGAAACATGTCATGAGAAAGGGTTATTTAAAAAATTGGATTAATTTAATTACAAATAAAATATGAATTATTGGGCAGTTGGATCTAGTTTTGGAGGAACAGATGATAAAACACAAGAGTTTATCGATAATAAAAACTGGTTCGATGGGAAATATGAAAATGGAGATCTTGTTAATCTATCCCATTTAGAAAAAATCAATCTAGGTGACGTATTAGTTATGAAATCTAGTGCTACAAAAGGTAAAAATCACAGTATTACATTCACTAAAGTTAAATCTATTGGTGTTATTACTAAAAGGCTTGACACACACAAATTTAAAATTGATTGGTTGTCTAGTGAAAAATTTCCACTAGATTTTGATGGTTTATCTTACAGGAAAATTATAGAACCCTTGAGAGATGATGATATTAAAAAATTTGTAAAAATTCAACTTCAGAAAAAAGAGAAAATGGAAATAACTAAGTTGTTAAAACACAAAAAACAAATCATTTTACAAGGTCCTCCAGGCACAGGTAAAACTAGATTAGCTAAAGAAATAGCAGAAACACTAACAGCAAAAATAAAAACAATAAATCCTTTACAAAAAATTGAAAGTTTTTTCAAAAAATTTAATGCTTCAGAAGATGTTAAAATTCACAGACAATTTGTAGAAGATTTAAATAATACATTTTTAAATAAGTTTAAAAAAGAAAATTTAAAACATTTAAAGTTAGAAGATTACGCTCTGGGCACTGATACTTTAGATAACTTTTGTTATTGGATAGAATATAAGTTATCACATACAGGTAAGTATACTGGACAAGCAAATAAAGGAAAAATATATTGGGATTCTGAAAATGAAGAATATAAAAAAAGTGGTTTCGTTAAAGACATAGAAAATGATGAAGATGCTATGAAAAAAGTAGCAGAATTGTTAGATAAAATTATTTCTGAAGAGTTAGATAACTATCCGATTGGCAAAGGTTTTGTTTTAAAGATTTTAAATACATATCACCCAGATACCTATTTCCCAATTAATAGTGAAACTTGCCTCTCTAACTTTTTGAAACTTGTAAAAGAAGAGGATTCAAGTTTAAATTACATTGAAAAGAACAAAAAAGTTCAAGCATTTTTTCAAAGTATGAAGTCGAAATATAATAGTGATATTACTAATTATGAATTCATGTATTTTTTGTTTGATAATTTTGATTTAAAAGGAACTGTTGTTCTAGAAAATGATGAATTGGTCGCTATTGGAGAAAATAAAATTATACAATTTCACCCATCTTACACTTATGAGGATTTTGTTAGAGGAATTACTGTAAAAAGTAATGAAAAGAGTGAAATTAAATATATTACGGAGAATAAAGTCTTAGCAGATTTTGCTGAAAAAGCATTAAACAACAAGACGTCTAATTACGTCCTTATTATAGATGAGATTAATAGAGCAAACCTTTCTAGCGTATTAGGAGAATTAATCTACGCATTAGAGTACAGAGGAGAGGCTGTAGAAAGCATGTATGAAATTGCTGGGAATAGAAAAATAACTTTACCACCTAATCTTTTAATTATTGGCACAATGAATACAGCAGATAGAAGTGTTGGGCAAATAGATTATGCCATTAGAAGACGTTTTGCTTTTGTGGATGTATTACCAAAAGTTTTATCGGAAACCGATTTGAATGCAGACAGGAAAGAAAATGAGCCTCAATTATATTTTAAAGAAGATGTTTATTTAAAAGTAAAGGAACTGTTTTTAAATAATGAAGGTAGAAATTCTGAACATTTGTCAGATGAGTTTAAAGCTAAAGATGTACAATTAGGTCATAGTTATTTTATATATACTGAAGATAATTTTAAATACAATTTAAATTATGAGATAAAACCAATCTTAAAAGAATATGTAACCGATGGCATATTGAAATCGAGCGCATTAACTGAAATTGAAGACTTATAAAATGATTGTTGTAAACGAACATCATGGTTTTGTTGAAGCAAA
Coding sequences within:
- a CDS encoding AAA family ATPase, translated to MNYWAVGSSFGGTDDKTQEFIDNKNWFDGKYENGDLVNLSHLEKINLGDVLVMKSSATKGKNHSITFTKVKSIGVITKRLDTHKFKIDWLSSEKFPLDFDGLSYRKIIEPLRDDDIKKFVKIQLQKKEKMEITKLLKHKKQIILQGPPGTGKTRLAKEIAETLTAKIKTINPLQKIESFFKKFNASEDVKIHRQFVEDLNNTFLNKFKKENLKHLKLEDYALGTDTLDNFCYWIEYKLSHTGKYTGQANKGKIYWDSENEEYKKSGFVKDIENDEDAMKKVAELLDKIISEELDNYPIGKGFVLKILNTYHPDTYFPINSETCLSNFLKLVKEEDSSLNYIEKNKKVQAFFQSMKSKYNSDITNYEFMYFLFDNFDLKGTVVLENDELVAIGENKIIQFHPSYTYEDFVRGITVKSNEKSEIKYITENKVLADFAEKALNNKTSNYVLIIDEINRANLSSVLGELIYALEYRGEAVESMYEIAGNRKITLPPNLLIIGTMNTADRSVGQIDYAIRRRFAFVDVLPKVLSETDLNADRKENEPQLYFKEDVYLKVKELFLNNEGRNSEHLSDEFKAKDVQLGHSYFIYTEDNFKYNLNYEIKPILKEYVTDGILKSSALTEIEDL